A window of the Planococcus citri chromosome 4, ihPlaCitr1.1, whole genome shotgun sequence genome harbors these coding sequences:
- the LOC135844181 gene encoding uncharacterized protein LOC135844181, which produces MEIGMLECKTSNYELRFQNVKISWNETKTNRQFVNSTTLTSLNEKIQMRMEQYADKLTNEFLIWKNHFDKIIRYVYVALLKYHCVDTFYYSDDFIYDSYGSVNYTEMAKKMLTCDEVGKELRFGFACEFCFEHEIKELWPSVATKYLINCLDEIIWNYSLLWYWIAVLSNQLQKVPAHFGSIPHAMFIRFSHTKSAKEFFWKRITAIDNKQVNQVKSIGKCFQKCENPVVPVVLLKYWLPRMSDEFLKCLISLYGTHMIACMLRTFLCREFILPFWQRTCNMYSSDQFATFFVEFSDTEDTHIKFLCEQIWNIASIEFKTHASNRITAKIETERLADKRKNFRNSLRMIYSFKMW; this is translated from the coding sequence tttcaaaacgtgaaGATATCTTGGAATGAAACTAAGACGAATAGACAGTTCGTGAACTCCACAACTTTAACATCCTTAAATGAGAAAATCCAAATGCGAATGGAGCAGTATGCTGATAAACTTACTAATGAATTTCTCAtctggaaaaatcattttgataaaataatccGGTATGTCTATGTAGCCTTACTGAAATACCACTGTGTTGACACTTTCTATTATTCAGATGATTTCATATATGACTCGTATGGAAGCGTCAACTACACTGAAATGGCCAAGAAAATGTTGACGTGCGATGAAGTAGGAAAAGAACTGAGATTCGGTTTCGCTTGTGAATTTTGTTTCGAGCATGAAATCAAAGAGTTATGGCCTTCAGTAGCAACGAAATACCTGATCAACTGTTTAGATGAAATAATATGGAATTATTCATTGTTATGGTATTGGATTGCTGTATTAAGTAATCAGCTTCAAAAAGTACCTGCTCATTTTGGTAGCATTCCTCATGCAATGTTTATTAGATTTTCACACACGAAATCAGCGAAGGAGTTCTTCTGGAAACGTATCACCGCAATCGATAATAAGCAAGTCAACCAAGTGAAAAGCATAGGTAAATGCTTTCAAAAGTGTGAAAATCCTGTCGTACCAGTAGTATTGTTGAAGTACTGGCTACCGAGAATGAGCGATGAATTCCTCAAGTGCCTTATATCGCTATATGGTACGCATATGATAGCGTGCATGTTGAGAACATTTCTTTGTCGCGAATTCATTTTGCCTTTTTGGCAGCGGACGTGCAACATGTACAGTAGCGATCAATTTGCtacattttttgtagaatttagtGACACAGAAGATAcacatatcaaatttttatgtgaACAAATTTGGAATATCGCTTCGATTGAATTCAAAACTCATGCTTCGAATCGTATTACAGCTAAAATTGAAACTGAGCGATTGGCCGATAAACGAAAGAATTTCAGGAATTCTTTGCGAATGAtttattcttttaaaatgtGGTAA